In a genomic window of Glaciimonas sp. PCH181:
- a CDS encoding citryl-CoA lyase: protein MAESKQKYWRTSIADVTDEGMVIRGYDVLKDLAGKIDFGALVYLLYRGELPKGNESKIINAIFICVAEHGISPSSTVTRFIQAAGVPIQCSVAAGAMMFGDIHGGAGEEFSRFLQELVSETNASGRDYDEVAYEFVRKHKRIDGFGHPHHPSGDPRTKVLFGLAEEYGLAGDHIRMTRALERALVAKTNRPLLANIDAAVGAIISDMGFDWRVARAFIVVPRTAGLFAHAVEEKVREPGWRQISLDQVEYDGPRRSQSDKAST, encoded by the coding sequence ATGGCTGAATCAAAACAGAAATACTGGCGTACCTCGATTGCGGATGTAACTGATGAGGGTATGGTAATCCGCGGTTACGATGTACTCAAGGACCTCGCAGGTAAGATTGATTTTGGCGCATTGGTCTACCTTCTCTACCGCGGAGAGTTGCCTAAAGGTAACGAGTCCAAGATTATCAATGCGATCTTTATCTGCGTGGCGGAGCACGGCATCTCACCATCATCTACGGTGACGCGCTTCATTCAGGCTGCTGGTGTCCCGATCCAATGTTCTGTGGCCGCCGGTGCCATGATGTTCGGCGACATTCATGGAGGCGCTGGGGAAGAGTTTTCGCGCTTTCTTCAGGAACTTGTCAGCGAAACAAACGCGTCGGGCCGTGACTATGACGAGGTAGCATATGAGTTCGTGCGCAAACATAAGCGTATCGATGGTTTTGGGCATCCACACCATCCGTCAGGCGACCCTCGTACCAAAGTCTTGTTTGGACTGGCAGAAGAATACGGTCTAGCAGGGGATCACATTCGCATGACACGTGCTTTGGAGCGGGCGCTGGTTGCCAAAACTAATCGTCCATTACTGGCCAACATCGACGCTGCGGTCGGCGCGATCATTTCCGACATGGGGTTTGACTGGCGGGTGGCGCGTGCCTTTATCGTGGTGCCACGCACTGCGGGCTTGTTTGCCCATGCTGTCGAAGAGAAGGTCCGAGAGCCCGGCTGGCGTCAGATATCACTCGACCAAGTTGAATATGACGGTCCTCGGCGCTCCCAAAGTGATAAAGCCAGTACCTGA
- a CDS encoding IclR family transcriptional regulator: MTSLPSTSPDAASQNLGTQSLERSIGLLKLVAANSHSGLRLVDLVRLSGVERPTAHRMVQSLMKHGLLSRPTGSTRYVLGEYCRELGAQFADRLDLRAICDPVLRAVSEETGNSSFLIIRMGLDSMCVARVIGSYPIQVVAVRVGNRQPLGVGAGGLALLATLPRAEQEECLHANAHRLTGYGSLNVSTLRAIISATQNRGYAVIGHYSVPGVIGVGVTLRNSAGKVLGAITTASIDSRMTKEKQGEAVQVVGRHVLSIQERLDLL, encoded by the coding sequence ATGACTTCCCTACCATCAACTTCACCCGATGCAGCTTCTCAAAATTTGGGAACGCAAAGCCTTGAACGCTCGATTGGCCTGTTAAAACTTGTAGCAGCCAATAGCCATAGCGGTCTGCGCCTGGTCGATTTAGTAAGGCTTAGCGGTGTGGAGCGACCTACCGCGCACCGTATGGTGCAGTCGCTCATGAAGCATGGCTTGCTGTCTCGCCCAACTGGCTCGACCCGATATGTGCTGGGCGAGTACTGCCGCGAACTTGGGGCTCAGTTTGCAGACCGACTAGATTTACGCGCCATCTGCGATCCAGTCTTGAGAGCGGTTTCAGAGGAAACGGGGAACAGTTCATTCCTGATTATTCGCATGGGGCTAGACTCTATGTGCGTTGCACGGGTCATTGGTAGCTATCCAATCCAGGTTGTGGCGGTCAGGGTCGGTAATCGTCAACCTCTGGGCGTTGGCGCTGGGGGGCTGGCACTTCTCGCTACTTTGCCGCGTGCCGAACAAGAAGAATGCTTGCACGCTAACGCCCATCGACTTACCGGCTATGGCTCGCTGAACGTTTCTACGTTGCGGGCGATTATCAGTGCTACCCAGAACCGCGGCTATGCAGTGATTGGACATTACAGCGTTCCGGGCGTGATTGGCGTAGGTGTCACATTAAGAAACAGCGCAGGGAAAGTACTCGGAGCGATCACCACTGCCTCTATAGATAGCCGGATGACGAAGGAAAAACAGGGGGAAGCAGTACAAGTAGTCGGCCGGCATGTGCTGTCTATCCAAGAACGCTTAGATTTGCTGTGA